Proteins encoded within one genomic window of Halorussus salilacus:
- a CDS encoding twin-arginine translocation signal domain-containing protein, whose protein sequence is MTQNNDSQDTSGRIDRRKFLKAAGATAAMGAAGVVPVEAKPGTSLGPTHFVEAAFEVELPALDDPRASYPVMHFETPLDRTVSPDGEQLFLTKPAPESAIETIKQNEGVVRAQQFHPLSDGLGGGKVNKIPTNLLEHYRRGYFFEPEDAIEVPSVEFERNGNVISPSGKNVSGTINPGSEGTFELGSQDVSVELRKSTDDLVENPDVPEKYRATKTERWTETVRITPKLRIRNYGQVTAIDATDKLVVEQAQRSD, encoded by the coding sequence ATGACCCAAAACAACGATTCACAGGATACATCTGGACGCATCGACCGACGAAAATTCCTCAAAGCGGCGGGTGCAACGGCCGCCATGGGTGCCGCTGGTGTCGTTCCGGTGGAAGCAAAGCCTGGTACTTCTCTCGGGCCAACCCATTTTGTAGAGGCCGCCTTCGAAGTCGAACTTCCTGCTCTCGACGACCCGCGAGCAAGCTACCCCGTTATGCACTTCGAGACGCCGCTCGACCGCACGGTGTCCCCCGACGGGGAACAGTTGTTCCTCACGAAGCCCGCACCAGAGAGCGCTATCGAGACAATAAAACAGAACGAGGGAGTCGTTCGGGCACAACAGTTCCACCCACTCTCGGACGGTCTTGGCGGCGGTAAGGTTAACAAGATACCGACCAACCTCTTGGAGCACTATCGCCGTGGCTACTTCTTCGAGCCTGAGGATGCCATCGAAGTCCCATCCGTCGAGTTCGAACGGAATGGCAACGTAATCTCGCCGTCCGGAAAGAACGTCAGCGGGACAATCAACCCCGGTTCGGAAGGGACCTTCGAGCTCGGTTCACAGGACGTGTCGGTGGAGCTTCGGAAGTCAACTGATGACCTCGTCGAAAATCCTGACGTCCCCGAAAAGTATCGAGCGACAAAGACCGAACGATGGACCGAAACGGTTCGTATCACTCCGAAACTGCGAATCCGTAACTACGGTCAGGTCACCGCGATAGACGCGACTGATAAATTGGTCGTCGAGCAAGCCCAACGCTCCGACTAG
- a CDS encoding 50S ribosomal protein L1: MADQEIEQAVSRALEDSPERNFRETVDLAINLRDLDLNEPSNRVDESIVLPSGTGQDTQIVVFAEGETALRAEEVADEVFDSDDLEDLGDDDDRAKDLADETDFFIAEASLMQDIGRYLGTILGPRGKMPEPLQPDDDVVETVNRMKNVVQLRSGDRRTFHTRVGAEDMSAEEIADNIDVILRRLHSNLEKGPLNVDSIYVKTTMGPAVEVA; the protein is encoded by the coding sequence ATGGCAGATCAGGAGATAGAGCAAGCAGTCTCTCGCGCACTCGAGGACTCCCCGGAGCGGAACTTCCGCGAAACGGTGGACCTCGCGATAAACTTGCGCGACTTGGATCTTAACGAACCGTCGAACCGCGTAGACGAGAGTATCGTCCTTCCGTCCGGCACCGGCCAGGACACCCAGATCGTCGTGTTCGCGGAGGGCGAGACCGCCCTCCGCGCCGAAGAGGTGGCCGACGAGGTCTTCGACAGCGACGACCTCGAAGACCTCGGCGACGACGACGACCGAGCGAAGGACCTCGCCGACGAGACCGACTTCTTCATCGCGGAAGCGTCGCTGATGCAGGATATCGGTCGGTACCTCGGTACCATCCTCGGCCCGCGAGGGAAGATGCCCGAACCGCTTCAGCCCGACGACGACGTCGTCGAGACCGTCAACCGGATGAAGAACGTGGTCCAGCTTCGGAGCGGCGACCGGCGCACCTTCCACACGCGCGTCGGCGCGGAGGACATGAGCGCAGAGGAGATCGCCGACAACATCGACGTCATCCTCCGGCGACTCCACTCCAACCTGGAGAAGGGCCCGCTCAACGTCGACTCCATCTACGTGAAGACCACGATGGGACCCGCCGTGGAGGTAGCATAG
- a CDS encoding 50S ribosomal protein L10 gives MSAEAERKTETIPEWKREEVDELVDLIEGYSSVGIVNVTGIPSRQLQTMRANLHGSAQLRISRNTLLQRALDEVDEGVEALGEYVSGEVGLIGTNDNPFGLYKELEASKSPAPISAGEVAPNDILVPEGDTGVDPGPFVGELQSIGAAARIMEGSIHVTEDSVVAEEGDEVSEDVANVLAELGMEPKEVGLDLKGVFSDGVVFESDELAIDVDEYRADVETAAARARNLSVNAVYPTARTAPTLVRKAEGEAKSLGLEAAVESPELADDLVSAADAQVRALAAQIDDEEALPEELRDVEAPATGTAEETEADADESTDEETESDTDAEDDEDDDGDDGGDALGAMFG, from the coding sequence ATGTCCGCCGAAGCCGAACGCAAGACCGAGACGATTCCCGAGTGGAAGCGCGAGGAGGTCGACGAGCTGGTGGACCTCATCGAGGGGTACAGCAGTGTCGGCATCGTCAACGTGACGGGCATCCCGTCCAGGCAACTCCAGACGATGCGGGCCAACCTTCACGGGAGCGCCCAGCTCCGCATCAGCCGGAACACGTTGCTCCAGCGCGCCCTCGACGAAGTCGACGAGGGCGTCGAGGCGCTCGGCGAGTACGTCTCCGGCGAGGTCGGACTCATCGGCACGAACGACAATCCGTTCGGGCTGTACAAGGAGCTCGAAGCCTCGAAGAGTCCGGCCCCCATCAGCGCGGGCGAGGTCGCGCCCAACGACATCCTCGTCCCCGAGGGTGACACGGGCGTCGACCCGGGTCCGTTCGTGGGCGAACTCCAGAGCATCGGCGCTGCGGCCCGCATCATGGAGGGCTCGATCCACGTCACCGAGGACAGCGTCGTCGCCGAGGAGGGCGATGAGGTCTCCGAGGACGTGGCGAACGTCCTCGCGGAACTCGGCATGGAGCCCAAGGAGGTCGGCCTCGACCTCAAGGGCGTGTTCTCCGACGGCGTCGTCTTCGAGTCCGACGAACTCGCAATCGACGTCGACGAGTACCGCGCCGACGTGGAGACGGCGGCGGCCCGCGCCCGCAATCTCTCGGTCAACGCGGTCTACCCGACCGCTCGGACCGCGCCGACGCTGGTCCGGAAGGCCGAGGGCGAGGCCAAGAGCCTCGGACTGGAGGCGGCCGTCGAGAGCCCGGAGCTCGCCGACGACCTCGTCAGCGCGGCCGACGCGCAGGTTCGCGCGCTCGCGGCCCAGATCGACGACGAGGAGGCACTCCCCGAGGAGCTTCGTGACGTCGAAGCCCCCGCAACGGGCACTGCCGAGGAGACCGAGGCCGACGCCGACGAATCGACCGACGAAGAAACCGAATCCGACACCGACGCCGAGGACGACGAAGACGACGACGGCGACGACGGCGGAGACGCGCTCGGCGCGATGTTCGGATAA
- the rpl12p gene encoding 50S ribosomal protein P1 encodes MEYVYAALILNESGEEINEENLTNVLDAAGVDVEESRVKALVAALEDVDIDEAVEQAAAVPAGGAAAGAGAAEGGADEGGDEDEAEEEEAAEEDDDDEDDEASGEGLGELFG; translated from the coding sequence ATGGAATACGTTTACGCTGCACTCATCCTGAACGAATCGGGCGAAGAGATCAACGAAGAGAACCTCACCAACGTGCTCGACGCCGCTGGCGTCGACGTCGAGGAGTCCCGCGTCAAGGCGCTCGTCGCCGCGCTGGAGGACGTCGACATCGACGAGGCCGTCGAGCAGGCCGCCGCCGTCCCCGCTGGCGGGGCCGCCGCTGGCGCTGGTGCCGCCGAGGGCGGTGCCGACGAGGGCGGCGACGAGGACGAGGCCGAAGAAGAGGAAGCCGCCGAGGAAGACGACGACGACGAGGACGACGAGGCCAGCGGCGAGGGTCTCGGCGAACTCTTCGGCTAA
- a CDS encoding tripartite tricarboxylate transporter permease — MEALGVRLALDPAGTATALAFVLGGVALGTASGLVPGLHVNNLALLLASVAPAVPGPPRLVGAAMLAAGVVHSFLDAVPALALGVPDPAMAATALPGHRLVIAGRGREAIRLSALGSGLAVALAVPLAVPVTHLMTTAYPTLRAHMPVVLGAVTGFLVVSERTPRAAVGGAAAFLASAGLGYATLDVNPAAPLDAGGMLTPLFAGLFGAPILLDALSGSGVPEQDDATVAIPRRAVGVTALAGAVAGAVVGYLPGVSSAIAAVLALTAVPGSTGARGFVVTTSGVNTANTIFALFALAALGAPRTGVMVALQETGAPVNLPLLLAAAGLAGVAGFALVLTVGDRYLVAVGSLDYARLSTCILALLVGLSWLFAGPVGVAVFGAATLVGLVPVRFGARRVHLMGVLIGPLMVGG, encoded by the coding sequence ATGGAGGCGCTTGGCGTCCGACTCGCGCTCGACCCGGCCGGGACAGCGACCGCGCTCGCGTTCGTCCTCGGCGGCGTCGCGCTCGGTACCGCGAGCGGTCTGGTCCCGGGCCTCCACGTCAACAACCTCGCGCTGTTGCTCGCGTCGGTCGCGCCCGCGGTGCCCGGCCCGCCCCGCCTCGTCGGGGCGGCGATGCTCGCTGCGGGGGTCGTCCACTCGTTTCTCGACGCCGTGCCCGCGCTGGCGCTCGGCGTCCCCGACCCCGCGATGGCCGCGACCGCCCTGCCCGGCCACCGACTCGTCATCGCGGGACGCGGTCGGGAGGCGATTCGGCTGTCGGCGCTCGGTAGCGGACTCGCGGTCGCGCTCGCGGTCCCGCTGGCGGTGCCCGTGACCCACCTGATGACCACCGCGTATCCGACGCTCCGGGCGCACATGCCGGTCGTCCTCGGGGCCGTGACCGGCTTCCTCGTGGTGTCCGAACGAACGCCGCGCGCCGCCGTCGGCGGCGCGGCGGCGTTCCTCGCGAGCGCCGGACTGGGCTACGCGACCCTCGACGTGAACCCGGCGGCACCCCTCGACGCGGGCGGGATGCTCACCCCGCTGTTCGCGGGGCTGTTCGGCGCGCCGATCTTGCTGGACGCCCTCTCGGGGTCCGGGGTCCCCGAACAGGACGACGCGACCGTCGCGATTCCGCGCCGGGCGGTCGGGGTGACCGCCCTCGCGGGAGCGGTCGCCGGGGCGGTCGTCGGCTACCTTCCGGGGGTCTCGTCGGCCATCGCGGCGGTGCTGGCGCTGACCGCGGTGCCGGGGTCGACCGGCGCGCGCGGGTTCGTCGTCACGACCAGCGGGGTCAACACCGCCAACACCATCTTCGCGCTGTTCGCGCTCGCGGCGCTCGGCGCGCCCAGAACCGGGGTGATGGTCGCGCTGCAGGAGACCGGCGCGCCCGTGAACCTCCCGCTACTGCTCGCGGCCGCGGGACTCGCGGGCGTCGCGGGGTTCGCGCTCGTCCTCACGGTCGGCGACCGCTACCTCGTGGCGGTCGGGTCGCTCGACTACGCTCGGTTGTCGACGTGCATCCTCGCCCTGCTGGTCGGACTCTCGTGGCTGTTCGCGGGACCGGTCGGCGTCGCGGTGTTCGGCGCGGCGACCCTCGTCGGTCTGGTGCCCGTCCGATTCGGCGCGCGCCGCGTCCACCTGATGGGGGTGTTGATCGGGCCGCTGATGGTGGGCGGGTGA